The Syntrophorhabdales bacterium genome segment TATTCGACGCCCGTGAGAATCCCGACCTTTCCTCGTTTGACGCACTAGTGGTGGGTACGGGTATCTACAGCGGCAAGATAGATCAGCACCTCGAGGCCTATCTTGCCCGGAATGCTGCCCTGTTGTCCGGCCGGATCAAGGCACTCTTCATTGTCTGCGGAGGGGGTGACACGCCGAGAGCTTCAGAGTACGTGGATGCACTCGCAAAAGCGTGCGGGACAAAACCGGCTTTGACAAAGGTTTTCCAGGGAAGGCTGACCAAGAGGCTGCTCAATCCCCCCGATTACAAGATAGAGGAAGAAGTTGCCAAGCGCCAGAACCACCCTTTCGAAGATTACGACCGCCTTCAGAGAAAGGATTGCTTGAAATTTGGAGAAGAAATCCTTACAAAGAAGTACTAGGGGAGGAGAAACCTAAATCCCAGTATGTTGACCTGAAGATAATCAGTATTGGAGGCAAATAGAATGAGCGGTATTTTCGGGTTTATAGGCAAAAGTAACGCGTTCATTGAAGTACGCACCGGCTTGGAGAACCTATCTCATAGAGGACAGCAGAGTTGGGGCATCGTTTCAGGGCTGAAGGACGGCTCTTTTTCTGAAGTGAGGAAAGTCGGATCAATTTTCCAGGGCTTCCCATTCAGCCGTTTGCACGCAGGATCTGTCGCCATCGGTCAGGTGCGTTACCCTACGGCAGGTGAAGCAACCGAGCGGAATTCGCAGCCCATAGTCGGCAGTTCAAGAAAGGAAAAAGTGGCGGTCGTACATAATGGCCACATTCCCAGGTACAAGCAACTGATGGAAGAGATCGGTGGTCTTTTTCAAACAGAGACCGATACTGAAGTTATCCTTCAGATGGTCGCCCGCGCCGAAGGCCCGACGCTGCTTGAAAAGACGAAGAAGACGCTGGCCTCTCTGGGACGTGAAGCAGCTTTCAGTCTGATTCTGCTCCACAAGGGACAACTGATTGCCGCAAGAGATCCCTTCGGGTTCCGGCCACTTTCGGTCGCAAGGCGTGGTGAGGAAGGTGACTATGAGTGGGCAGTTGCTTCTGAAACGTGCGCGTTTCATGACCGCTTCGAGTGGATTGGAGATGTGGAGCCGGGGCAGATCGTGGTGATGGACGGAGAACAAGCCAGAGCAATCTCATTTGCTCCCCCTCATCCTCGGCCCTGCATGCTGGAATGCCTCGATTTTGCTTCGCCGGCCAGCCAGGTTTTTTCCATAAATATCTACGAATTTCGGGAAAAGGCCGGCATACGATTGGCAGCCGGCGAAACAGAGAGAGCTGACCTTATAGTTCCTATTCCCAGGGCCGCCATACCGGGAGCGTTGGGGTTTCACGCTGCTACAGGCACGCCTTACAGACAGGCAATCAATACCATTGGAGAGATCGGCAGGATTTTCATCGTCTCAAAAGAGAAGGACAGAATTGAAAAGGCTGAGAAGAAATTCCAGATCAACAGAGAGATGATCAGAGGTAAAGAGATCCTGTTGATAGACACTATCCTCGTCAGAGGATCGACTGCCATGGTGTTGATTCCCAAATTGCGCGAGGCAGGGGCGAAGAGGATTCATTACCGCGTCACCGCACAACCCCCTCGTTTCCCGTGCCTCATGGG includes the following:
- a CDS encoding flavodoxin domain-containing protein, giving the protein MHRRAFLKTLLAGAGLTLIGRPETYAMKLFPNQGRQRWAILFGSRYGSTRDASIWISEGMGGAADVFDARENPDLSSFDALVVGTGIYSGKIDQHLEAYLARNAALLSGRIKALFIVCGGGDTPRASEYVDALAKACGTKPALTKVFQGRLTKRLLNPPDYKIEEEVAKRQNHPFEDYDRLQRKDCLKFGEEILTKKY